The genomic region TGTCACCTCTGTCGTGCGATATTTAGCACTCATTTGACGGCAGCCAATTTTTACTAAAAACCTTTCCAGATTTTGCAACAATCGCGTGCCAATTCCTTCTCGACGGTATTGGGGTAAAACTAAAAAAGAAATAATTTCAGCCGTTTGTTGATGATGGTTATAGTTCGCTAAAATTAAGCCGACGAGTTTCCCTGAAATGGAAGCAGATATACCATAAGTTATGCCGCGATCGCCTTCCGACGATCGCCGATATTGAATCCGAGGATAAGTAAACGGATCGAGCTGACCCAAATTCATCGGGGTTATGTTATAAACAAACTGATATTTGACTTGATTTTCTGGATTATCAATCGAGCGATCGTTCATTGCATTTGAAGGTTGAGGAAATTGGGTCACTACTTGTGGATTCATCATGGCGATCGCTCCCTCGAATCAATAGGTTTGCTCTTCCATCTCTAGGATGGCTCACCCTAGAAAAAGTGCAAATATAGAAAAGTTGATAAAAGTTGATATCTTTCACCAATTTTAGAATTCAAATCCCAACGGGCGATCGCCCCCTAATGTAGCAACAATAGGAGTCCTCATGGTTTATCTCCCCGCTCTTCTAGAATTAAATCTGCAATTGAGTGACGAGCAATTTTTCCAGCTCTGTCAACAACACCGCGACTTAAAATTTGAACGCACGGCGAACGGAGAACTCACAATTATGTCACCGACGGGAGGAATGACGAGCAATCGCAACGCCGAGCTAATTTACCAACTGATGGCGTGGAATCGGTCAACAAAACTCGGCAAAGTCTTTGATTCTTCCGGCGGATTTAAACTGCCTAACGGGGCCAACCGTTCTCCCGATGCGTCTTGGGTTCGTCGCGAACGCTGGAACGCTCTAACTGCGGAAGAACAGGCGAAATTTGTCCCTTTGTGTCCCGATATGGTCGTGGAATTGCGATCGCCTTCCGACGACTTGAGCAAGTTACAAGCTAAAATGCAAGAATATCGCGAAAACGGAGCCGAACTCGGTTGGTTAATCGACCCGGAACGGCAAATCGTAGAAATTTATCGACCGCATCGAGAACCGGAAATTTTATCTTCTCCCAAAACACTTTCTGGTGAAACGATTTTGCCGGACTTTGAGTTAGATTTGACTGGAATTTTATAGACCCGTAAAAAAGCTATAAAAACTGAAAAGGACGGGCAGTTTTCCCGTCCTTGGCGATATTCAAACTAACTTCACTCAACGGTCATTAAGCTTAAGCGATCGGAATCGAGAAGTCAATTTCGGCAGTGTTGAAACCACCGAGGTCGAAACTGCTACTGTACAGGTCAAAACTTCCGTTGTTGATGTCAATATTGTCACTCCACACCGGACCGAATTCTACGTCATCACTAAAGTCAAAAGGCCAGATCGATACATCGTAACCCGCCGATCCTTCCAAAGCGGTTAAGGGAATATCCAACTCGTACTCAACCGAGGTCGTATTGTTCAGTATCGGATCGATATTCACCGTTCCCGTAATATCGACTTTGCCATCTCCATTCGTATCTTGCGGCGTAATTTGCAAGTCAGTTCCGACGGTGAAAGGTACTGGATTGGCATACCCTTCCACATTCAATTCCCCGGTTAATTCATCGACAGTCAAATCTAGATCTTGCGCCAGATAGAAATCCCCGGTAAATGAGGCATCAAACAAGTTCCAATTGGCATAAGCAAGGCCGAGATCTAAATTGCCTTCAATAACATAATCGAGGGCTTCGGCGGCGGCACTCAAATAAGGAATACCCGCTTCAGAAAGTGCCGTTAACAAGACCTTATCTAAATCCAAACTCGCATCTAAGAATAGGTCGCTCTTGTAACCGGAAAGACTGTTGCTGCTGGCGCGATCGCCTTCAATATCGATGTTGGGAGTATAACCGGAAATATCCCCAAATCCACCCGTTTCATACCCAAACGAACCGATCGTAAAACTATCATTTTCAATTTCGTCGAAGGAGAAATTCATATCCTCCGTATCGAACTGGAAGTTAAACGACTCGTCGATATCGACTGCACTAATATCATAGGTGTAGTCGTCGATTTTGTAGTCGATCGTTACCCAGCCTCCGGCATAAATCTCGAAGAGAAAATCGAGGTAAGCGGACAGTCGGGGCGTGGTCGTTTCAAAGTTAGCCGTATCGGCGAGGGAAAATCCCGAAGACAGGGTAATCGTTTGACCGGAACTGATGGATTCTGGAAGGTCAACCCAGACATCCACAGGCAATTCGGAATCAATACTGCCCGAGTCGATCGCATATCCCGTATTTAAGCCGATACCGCCATAAGTTCCCGCCCCAACTTCGACAAAACCAAAGTCTTTTGACGGGGTAATATCCCAAGTGATTTTGTCGGTACCAATCAAGTCTTGTAAGGGCGACCAATTCCACTCTAACTGGGTGGAAGAACCACTATCCCAAACACTTTGACC from Oxynema aestuarii AP17 harbors:
- a CDS encoding Uma2 family endonuclease, with the protein product MVYLPALLELNLQLSDEQFFQLCQQHRDLKFERTANGELTIMSPTGGMTSNRNAELIYQLMAWNRSTKLGKVFDSSGGFKLPNGANRSPDASWVRRERWNALTAEEQAKFVPLCPDMVVELRSPSDDLSKLQAKMQEYRENGAELGWLIDPERQIVEIYRPHREPEILSSPKTLSGETILPDFELDLTGIL